The Streptomyces sp. cg36 genomic interval CGGAAGCCGTCCGCAGCGCGGCGGTTACCGCCGTGACGCGCTCGACTTCGTCGAGCACCTGCTGGCGCGGGGCGGCCACGACGCCGAGGTGCGGCGGCAGTTGACGCGCTGGTGGAAGGAGCGCGCGGGCGGGCGTCCGCCGGGCCGGGCCGCCCGGTTGCTGCGCGGCCTCGCGCGGGCCGCCTGACAGCGCCCGGCGCAAGCGGGCAGGGGCCCGGGGAGGCAGGGACCGGGGAGGCAGGAGCCGGGGGCGGGCAAGTTACCACGCTCCCAAGGGCCTTGACCCGTACTCGTCCAAGGCGTGATGCCTCCCACACGACTCCGTCACCTATTTCACCGAAAGACCTACCGGATCACCGGCCTCCGCATTACCGTGCGCACCGCACTTGGAGGCTTTCATGCGTCGGATGTTCCTTTCCGGTACCGGCCTGGTCGTCGTCGCCCTGACGGCGACCATCGCCGCCCTGCTCTTCCCCGTCTGGTCGTACGCCGACCGCTCGGGCACCGGGCTCGCCCAGCTCAACGCCGGGTCCGTACCCACCCGTTGGGGACCGCTGTCGGCCTCGGACCGGGACTTCGTCGTACGGGTGAGACTGGCCGGACTGTGGGAGCTGCCCGCCGGGCAGCAGGCCGTGGAGCGGGCGCCCAGCGCGGCGATCACCGCGGCGGGCCAGCACCTGATCGACGGCCACACCTTCCTCGACGCGCGCGTGCGCGAAGTCGCCGCCCAGCTCGGGATGGAGCTGCCGGACCAGCCCAACGACCAGCAGAAGTCCTGGCTGCGCACGCTGACGTCGGACAGCGGCGACACCTACGAGAAGGACTTCGCCAACCTCCTGCGGGCGGCCCACGGCAAGGTCTTCTCGCTGGTCGCCCAGATCCGCGCCAACACCCGCAACTCCCTGGTCCGGGCGCTCGCCGAGGACGCCAACACGACCGTCCTCGACCACATCAAGATGCTGGAGGCGACCGGCCTCGTCGACTTCGACGGGCTGGCCCGCGACTCCGTGGCGGGCACCACCGCCTCCCCCAGCGGCCCGCCGCCGCCCACACCGGGCGTCACGCCGCCCTCCTCGGTCCCGGTGACCCCGTCCTTCCCGCTGCCGCCCGCCGCCAGCCGGGCGCTGCCCGACGACACCCCTTCCGCCACTCCCGCCGACTCCCCCACCGACACTCCGTAACGAAGCGATAACTCCATGTCCACATCATGGGAAACGCATGGCGCCCGCCTGGCCGCGTCACATACAACTCGGCCATGTTCTGGGTTCTGTTGCTCGCAGTCGCGTGCCTCGCCTCCGCGCTCTCGTGCGCGCGGCTCTGTCTCGCCGCGTCCGCGGCGGCCGACCAGGGGCCGGTCACCCGGGACCCGGAATCCGGGCTCTCGCTCTACGAGGCCGCGTTCCTGGCGGGCGGTCCCGTGCGGGTCACCGATCTGACGCTGGTCGCCATGCACCGGGCCCGCCGGCTGCTGCTGGCGCACACCGGCTGGGCCACCGTCGTCGACCCGGAGGGCCGCGACGACCTGGAGCGGTCGGTGATCGGCGCGATCGGGCCGGAGGGGCAGGCGCGGATAGCGGCGATACGCTCGGCCGCAGCCGCCGCCGACGCGGTGCACGCGCTGGCCGACCGGCTGGCCGCCGCCGGGCTCGCCGTCCCGGACGCGACCAGGACCGGGGTGACGGCCTCGGTGCGGGCGGTGCGCGGGGCCGCCGCGCTCACCCTCGTACTCGGCGCGGTGGCGCTGCTGATGCCCGGCCAGGACCGCGCCACCCAGACGGAGATCGCCGCCTGGTTCGCGCTGCCCGCGGTGCTCACGTTCGGCTGTCTCTTCATCGCCCGCGTCGAGGTCCACCCGCACACCCGCTGGGCCTCCCCCGACGGCCAGCGGCTGCTCGGCCGGATCGACCCGGCGGGCGACCAGCTGACGGCGGTGGCGGTGCGGGGCATCAGCGCGGTCGAGGACCCGGCGCTGCGGACCGCGCTGAGCGGCCGACGCGCCGCCTGACCGGGACATTTCACCCGGCGCACCGCACCACGGTGCTTTACTTCCTCAATTACTCCGCTAATCATCCCTTTTGTGCCGGATTTACGCCGGAGGCAACTGCCTAGGGATCGATCTGCGATGAAAGCAGCAGTGCTCTACGGAACCCTCGGTTCGCTCGTGCTCTCCGCCCTGGCCGTCGCCCCGGCCGGCAGCACGGACCAGCTCACCGCCGAGGCGCGCGGCACCGTGGTCGCCGCCCGGCGCGCGGCCACCACCAAGATCGCCTTCGGCCGCTGCCCCAAGTCGGAGATGCTGCCCGCCTCCGTGCGGTGCGGCACCGTGAAGGTCCCGCTCGACTACGCCCGGCCGAAGGGCCGTCAGATCGCCCTCACCGTCAGCCGGACCGCCGCGACCGGCAAGAAGTCCGAGCGCCAGGGCGCCCTCGTCTACAACCCGGGCGGGCCCGGCGCCTCCAGCATGTACTTCCCGATGGTCGCGCCCCTGCCCGAGTGGAAGCGGATCGCCCGCGCCTACGACCTGGTCGGCTACGCCCCGCGCGGGGTCGGCCGGTCCGCGCCGCTGTCCTGCCAGGACCCGGCGGACTTCGCCAAGGCGCCCACCCAGTCCCCCACCGAGCCCTCCGAGTCGTACAAGAGGGAGCGGATCGCGCAGGCCAAGGCGTACGCGCAGGGCTGCGGCCAGAACGCGGGCCCGGCGCTGCGGCACTACACCAGCCTCAACAACGCGCGCGACCTCGAAGTGCTGCGGGCGGCGCTCGGCGAGCCGAAGCTGTCGTTCATCGGCGCCTCGTACGGCACCTACTTCGGCTCCCTGTACGCCACGCTCTTCCCCTCTCACGTACGGCGGATGGTCTTCGACTCGGCGGTCGACCCGGACCCGCGCCAGATCTGGTACCGCAACAACCTCGACCAGTCACTGGCGTTCGAGAGCCGCTGGGAGGACTTCCGCGCCTGGGTCGCCCGCCACGACGGGGTCTACCACCTGGGCACCAGCGCCGAGCAGGTCCTGGAGAACTTCGAGAAGGTGCGCGCCCGGCTCGCCGAGGAGCCTGCCGGCGGCACGGTCGGCCCGGCCCAGCTCCAGGCCGCCTTCCTCAAGGCCGGGTACTACGACGACTACTGGGCGATGCGGGCGACCGCGCTCTCGGCCTACCTCAAGGGCGACCCCAAGCCGCTGATCGCCCAGGCGGCGCCGCGGCCGGAGGCCGCGAAGGACGACGAGAACGGGAACGCCGTCTACACGGCGGTCGAGTGCAACGACGCGCCCTGGCCGACGGAGTGGTCCACCTGGGACCGGGACAACACCGAGCTCGCGGCGATCGCGCCGTTCGAGACCTGGGACAACGCCTGGATGAACCTGCCGTGCGCCTACTGGCCGGCGCCCCGGCAGAAGCCGCTGGACGTGGGGGTGCACCCCGGTGAGCTGCCGCCGACGCTGATCCTGGCGGCCGAGCGGGACGCGGCGACGCCGTACCCGGGGGCGCTGGAGCTCCAGCGCAGACTGCCGGGGGCGGCCCTGGTGACCGAGAAGGACGCCGGTACGCACGGCATCGGCGGCGGCCCCAACGGCTGCGTCAACCACTATCTGGAGAACTACCTGCTGTACGGACGGACGCCGGTGCGGCGCGCGACGTGCGCGCCGCACCCGGAGCCGAACCCGGTGTCGCTGGACGAGCGGTCGGCGCCCAGGGCTGGGCTGCGGCCGTCCGCTCTCTGATCTTCCGGGTCAGGGGTGGATCCGGGCCCGCTCACGACGGGCCCGGCCACCGGGCATACGGGGTGGGGCGGCCGTCAGGCCAGGCCGTCCACCAGGTCCGCGACCGACTTGCGGCGGCCCGTGTAGAACGGGACCTCCTCGCGGACGTGCATCCGCGCCTCGGAGGCGCGCAGATGACGCATCAGGTCGACGATGCGGTGCAGCTCGTCGGCCTCGAAGGCCAGCAGCCACTCGTAGTCGCCGAGCGAGAACGAGGCGACCGTGTTGGCGCGCACGTCCGGGTAGCCGCGGGCCATCTTGCCGTGGTCGGCGAGCATCCGGCGGCGGTCCTCGTCGGGCAGCAGGTACCAGTCGTAGCTGCGCACGAAGGGGTAGACCGACACGTAGTCGCGCGCCTGCTCGTCGGCGAGGAACGCCGGGATGTGCGACTTGTTGAACTCGGCGGGGCGGTGCAGCGCCATGTTCGACCAGACCGGCTCCAGGGCGCGGCCCAGCTTGGTGCGGCGGAAGAGGTTGTACGCGGTCTGGAGCTCGTCGGCCGTCTCCGCGTGCCACCAGATCATGAGGTCGGCGTCGGCCCGCAGCCCGGACAGGTCGTAGGTGCCGCGGACGGTGATGTCCTTGGCGGCGAGCTGGTCGAACAGCTCCTGGACCTCGTCGGCGAAGCCGGTGCGGTCCTCGGGCAGCACGTCGCGCAGCTTGAAGACGGACCACAGCGTGTAGCGGATGACCTCGTTGAGGTCCTTCGCCTTCTTGCCTGCGTTCGGGATCTTTTCCGGTGCACTCATGAGGCTATTGTCCCGCGTCACGCTGAGTGTTCTGCGCCAGGGTCGACGTGGCGATGATCTCGTCCGCCGCGCGCCGGGCTCCCGCGATGCACGCGGGGATGCCGACCCCGTCGTAGGCGGCGCCGCAGACCCGCAGTCCGGGCAGCTCCGCGACGGCCGCGCGCACCCGCGCCACGCGCGCGAGGTGGCCCACCGGGTACTGCGGCAGCCCGCCGATCCACCGGGTCACCTCGCTCGCCACCGGCCGCGCCGACAGGCCCACCGCGTCCCGGAGGTCGCCCAGGGAGAGCTTCACCAGATCGGCGTCGTCGCGCTCCAGGTGCTCCTCCTCGCCGTACCGCCCGATCGAGGTGCGCAGCACGAACAGGTCCGGCGAGCGGTCGGTGACCCACTGCCACTTGTACGAGGAGAACGTGGACGCCTTGATGGTGCGGCCGTCCACGGACGGCACCAGGAAGCCGGAGCCGCGCTCCAGACCCGCCAGGTCCGCGCGCCGGAAGGCCATGGTGACCAGCGCCATCGACGCGTACTCCACGGAGGCGAGCTCGGCGGAGGCGGCCGGGGCCTCGGCGGCGAGCAGCGCGGAGGCGGACCAGGCGGGGGACGCCAGCACCACGCCGTCCGCGTCGATCACCGGGTGCTCGGCGCTGTCCGTGCGCAGCCGCCAGCCGTCCGCCGTACGGGTCAGGGCGAGCACCGGCGTCTCCGTCCGGATCACACCGCCGAGGGCGCGCACCGCGTCGGCGACGGCGGGCGGCAGACCGCCCACGCCGCCCTCCAGGCCCACGAAGACGGGGCCCTCCGGCTGGGGCGCGGCGGCGGCCCGCTC includes:
- a CDS encoding alpha/beta hydrolase, which translates into the protein MKAAVLYGTLGSLVLSALAVAPAGSTDQLTAEARGTVVAARRAATTKIAFGRCPKSEMLPASVRCGTVKVPLDYARPKGRQIALTVSRTAATGKKSERQGALVYNPGGPGASSMYFPMVAPLPEWKRIARAYDLVGYAPRGVGRSAPLSCQDPADFAKAPTQSPTEPSESYKRERIAQAKAYAQGCGQNAGPALRHYTSLNNARDLEVLRAALGEPKLSFIGASYGTYFGSLYATLFPSHVRRMVFDSAVDPDPRQIWYRNNLDQSLAFESRWEDFRAWVARHDGVYHLGTSAEQVLENFEKVRARLAEEPAGGTVGPAQLQAAFLKAGYYDDYWAMRATALSAYLKGDPKPLIAQAAPRPEAAKDDENGNAVYTAVECNDAPWPTEWSTWDRDNTELAAIAPFETWDNAWMNLPCAYWPAPRQKPLDVGVHPGELPPTLILAAERDAATPYPGALELQRRLPGAALVTEKDAGTHGIGGGPNGCVNHYLENYLLYGRTPVRRATCAPHPEPNPVSLDERSAPRAGLRPSAL
- the hemG gene encoding protoporphyrinogen oxidase → MDIADNTVAAPPHVVVVGGGISGLAAAHRLLGAGARVTVLEATDRVGGKLLAGEVGGARVDLGAESMLARRPEAVGLAREVGLGDALVPPAATAAIWTRGELRPMPKGHVMGVPADPAALSGILSAEGLARLGRDRELAPTELGEDVGVGEFVAARLGREVVDRLVEPLLGGVYAGDAYKISMRAAVPQLFEAARANPSLLDGVRALQERAAAAPQPEGPVFVGLEGGVGGLPPAVADAVRALGGVIRTETPVLALTRTADGWRLRTDSAEHPVIDADGVVLASPAWSASALLAAEAPAASAELASVEYASMALVTMAFRRADLAGLERGSGFLVPSVDGRTIKASTFSSYKWQWVTDRSPDLFVLRTSIGRYGEEEHLERDDADLVKLSLGDLRDAVGLSARPVASEVTRWIGGLPQYPVGHLARVARVRAAVAELPGLRVCGAAYDGVGIPACIAGARRAADEIIATSTLAQNTQRDAGQ
- the hemQ gene encoding hydrogen peroxide-dependent heme synthase, giving the protein MSAPEKIPNAGKKAKDLNEVIRYTLWSVFKLRDVLPEDRTGFADEVQELFDQLAAKDITVRGTYDLSGLRADADLMIWWHAETADELQTAYNLFRRTKLGRALEPVWSNMALHRPAEFNKSHIPAFLADEQARDYVSVYPFVRSYDWYLLPDEDRRRMLADHGKMARGYPDVRANTVASFSLGDYEWLLAFEADELHRIVDLMRHLRASEARMHVREEVPFYTGRRKSVADLVDGLA
- a CDS encoding TIGR04222 domain-containing membrane protein — its product is MFWVLLLAVACLASALSCARLCLAASAAADQGPVTRDPESGLSLYEAAFLAGGPVRVTDLTLVAMHRARRLLLAHTGWATVVDPEGRDDLERSVIGAIGPEGQARIAAIRSAAAAADAVHALADRLAAAGLAVPDATRTGVTASVRAVRGAAALTLVLGAVALLMPGQDRATQTEIAAWFALPAVLTFGCLFIARVEVHPHTRWASPDGQRLLGRIDPAGDQLTAVAVRGISAVEDPALRTALSGRRAA
- a CDS encoding DUF4142 domain-containing protein, whose translation is MRRMFLSGTGLVVVALTATIAALLFPVWSYADRSGTGLAQLNAGSVPTRWGPLSASDRDFVVRVRLAGLWELPAGQQAVERAPSAAITAAGQHLIDGHTFLDARVREVAAQLGMELPDQPNDQQKSWLRTLTSDSGDTYEKDFANLLRAAHGKVFSLVAQIRANTRNSLVRALAEDANTTVLDHIKMLEATGLVDFDGLARDSVAGTTASPSGPPPPTPGVTPPSSVPVTPSFPLPPAASRALPDDTPSATPADSPTDTP